The DNA region AGAAGGTGGCCCTGGTGGCCTGCATGCGCAAGCTCCTTACCATCCTCAACGCTATGCTCAAACATAAGACCCCTTGGCATCTTTCTCCTAAGGTGATTTATGCCTAACTCTAAAGACGGTTGCTGAGCGGAGTCGGTACTCGGACGCAGTCGAAGAATCTGTGCTCGCTGCCAACCTCATCTCATTGGACAGGTAATGGGTCTACCTTCCTCTTACTTACGTATTGAGGGGACCGAACCCTGGCCCCATCTTCATTGACGCCCCTTCGCCCCTGATGTTACCCTTTATTAAGCCAAAGTATCCGACGGGAGCCCCGGAATTTCGGGGCTGAGAGGTCCCAGGCCATCGGGACGACCGTCTGAACCTGATCCGGGTAATGCCGGCGAAGGGATGGAGCGCCAAGCCAAAAGCCATTCCCGCCAGGATTACCCTGGCGGTTTTCTTTTAAGGGAGGCAAACGTGGCTGATTATCTGGAAATAGCGGGCAAGCGCTTCAACTCTCGACTCATCGTCGGCACCGGCAAGTACCGCACCAACGACGACATGGTCAGCGCCATCGACGCCTCCGGCGCCGAAATGGTCACCGTCGCTATCCGTCGCCTCAACCTCGACAACCCCAACGAAAAAACTATCCTCGATTATCTCGACTGGAACCGCTACACCATCCTTCCCAACACCGCCGGCTGCAAAACCCTGGACGAAGCCCTCTTCGTCGCCAAACTGGGCCGCTCCGTCACCGGCTCCAACTGGGTGAAGCTGGAGGTCATCCCCGACCCCAAGTACCTCTTCCCCGACCCTGCCGAGACCCTCAAGGCCGCGGAGCGCCTCATCAAAGAAGGTTTCGTCGTCCTCCCCTACATCCACGCCGACCCTGTCCTCGCCATGCGTCTCCAGAATGTCGGCTGCGCCACTGTCATGCCTCTAGGCTCGGCCATCGGCTCCGGCCAGGGCATCCACACCGCTGAAGAGGTCCGAATCATCATCGAGCAGTCGAAGGTTCCCGTTATCGTCGATGCCGGCCTTGGCGTCCCCTCCGAGGCCTCCCAGGCCCTGGAGCTAGGCGCTGACGCCGTGCTGGTCAACACCGCCATCGCCCAGGCCCAGGATCCCATCCTCATGGCCAAAGCCTTCAAGTCGGGCGTCGAGGCTGGACGAATGGCCTACACCGCGGGCCGTATGCCCAGGCGTCTTTACGCCGCCGCCAGCAGCCCCACCACAGACGTGCCTCAGCCGACACCCGTCAAGTCTTAAAATGTCGCGCCCCGCCCTCACAAGGCCCATCCTGTGCCTAGTAACTGACCGCCGCCTTTGTCACGACGGCGACCTGGTCAGAAAAGTCGCCCAGGCGGTGGAAGGCGGCGTCAACATGGTGCAGCTTCGGGAAAAAGATATGCCAGGCGGTGGGCTGCTAAAGCTGACCATGGAACTGAAGAATGCGTTGCAGAACAAAGCCTTGCTGTTCATCAACGAACGCGTTGACGTAGCTCTGGCCTGCTCCGCCGATGGCGTCCAGCTAGGCGAGGACGCTATGGGCCCATCAGAGGTCCGCCAGTTGGTGAAGGACACCATGCTGATAGGCCGCTCCGTCCACTCCATGGAAGGCGCTCTGGCCGCCCAGCGCCAGGGCGTCGACCTCCTGGTGGTCGGCACTATATTCCCCTCGCCATCTCACCCTGCTGGGCCGGTAAGCGGCGCAGCCCTCCTGCGACGGCTTACCGCGAGAATCGCCACTCCATGTATCGGCATCGGCGGCATCAACGCCGCCAACGCCGCCGGGGTCATCCATGCCGGCGCCCTTGGCGTGGCCGTCATCAGCGCCATCCTCTCCTCCCCAAATCCTCGACAAGCCGCTGCCGCCTTGCGTCAGGCCATCAATGCCGCCTGGGCATCAAGACAAGGCCTGGAAAGAGTATCTAAGCGATGATCAACCTAACAGTAAACGGCAAGCCTCGACAGGCCCCCGTGCCCCTAACCCTCACAGAGTTCCTCAAGACGCTGTCGATAAAAACCCAGTTCGTAGCCGTCGGCTACAACGGCGAGGTATTGGACAAGGAGGACTTCAGCCGCGTGACCCTCAAAGATGGCGACGTGCTGGAAATCGTCCGCCCCGTAGGCGGCGGCTAACCAAAAATGCTGCAATGCTAATCAACTACAGTGGCGAGGTATACATTCTTTCTGGTTCTCTAATTAGTTCGACTGGGACTAATTAAGGTTTGATCTACTGAAAGGATTGTCGGCTACCAAGGAACTTCCTTCTCCCCTTGTGGGAGAAGGCGCAGGTTGAGGGGGAAACCCTATGGACAGGACACTTTATCATTGCCACCTGCCATGCTGCGCTTCTCCCGGCTACTTCTGAGAACATGCATCGATGATCTTGAAGGAGATGCCGCTATGACTAGCCACCATAGGTAGAATCTTTACTCAGCGCAAGCACACACGCCCACGCCCTTCTACGGCAGCACCTCAATCGCTGCCCCATCCCTCTTCCCCACCTCTCCTATCACCGCCGCCATCTCCACCCCTCGCGACTCCAATTCCTTCACCAGCTTCCCCGTCTTCGACTCCGCCACCGATATCAATAGCCCACCCGAGGTCTGCGCGTCAGCCAGGAATATCTTCTGTGCCGCCGTTATCTCTGGGTGCCACTTCACCCAGTCCTTCAAGCTCTTCAGGTTTCGATGTGTCCCGCCCGGCGCTACTCCCTGCTCAATAAGACGCCACACGCCTGATATGGCAGGCACCTTGGATAGATAAATTCTCGCCGAGGTCTTGCCCCCAGCCATCATCCCCTTCAGATGACCTGTGAGACCAAACCCAGTCACATCCGTGCAGGCGTTAACCCCTACGGCCATCATCGACTCGGCAGCCTTGGCGTTCAGCGTCTCCATCCACCGCAGCGCCTCATCGATAACCTCTCGTCCCGCCACCCCCTGCTTCCCCGCCGTCGTGATAACCCCCGTGCCCAGGGGCTTGGTCAGCACAAGCTGGTCGCCCGGCTTAGCCCCTGCGTTGGTCACCTGCTTGCCCGGCGGCACCAGCCCAATCACTGCCAGCCCGTACTTCGGCTCCGCGTCGTCCACCGTGTGGCCCCCAGCGATTATGCACCCCGCCTCCTGCGCCTTGGTGTACCCGCCGCGCAATATCTCAGAAAGTATGTCTTTAGAAAGATTGATAGGAAATCCGACGATGTTCAGTGCCATAAGCGGCTTGCCGCCCATGGCGTAAACGTCGCTCATCGAATTGGCTGCGGCTACCGCGCCGTAGTGGAACGGGTCATCAACTACAGGCGGAAAAAAGTCCACCGTAAATATCAACCCATGCTCGGAATCCAGCTTGTAAACGGCCGCGTCGTCCCCTGTCTCCACCCCCACCAGAAGTTTGGGGTCGACCATTTTCGGCAGCTTCTCCAAGACCTGACCCAGGTCTTCAGGGCTGAACTTGGAAGCTCAACCCGCGCAGTGGGCCAGGGATGTCAATCTGACTTGCTCGGCGCCCATGTCCGCTCCTAAAGATTTGTATCCACAAGTATAGGCTCTGAGTTGCTCTAATTATACTCACCCTCTGCCGATTAGTCCTTCTTGGGGGTTTAGTAACC from SAR202 cluster bacterium includes:
- a CDS encoding IS110 family transposase gives rise to the protein KVALVACMRKLLTILNAMLKHKTPWHLSPKVIYA
- a CDS encoding thiazole synthase; its protein translation is MADYLEIAGKRFNSRLIVGTGKYRTNDDMVSAIDASGAEMVTVAIRRLNLDNPNEKTILDYLDWNRYTILPNTAGCKTLDEALFVAKLGRSVTGSNWVKLEVIPDPKYLFPDPAETLKAAERLIKEGFVVLPYIHADPVLAMRLQNVGCATVMPLGSAIGSGQGIHTAEEVRIIIEQSKVPVIVDAGLGVPSEASQALELGADAVLVNTAIAQAQDPILMAKAFKSGVEAGRMAYTAGRMPRRLYAAASSPTTDVPQPTPVKS
- the thiE gene encoding thiamine phosphate synthase, with product MSRPALTRPILCLVTDRRLCHDGDLVRKVAQAVEGGVNMVQLREKDMPGGGLLKLTMELKNALQNKALLFINERVDVALACSADGVQLGEDAMGPSEVRQLVKDTMLIGRSVHSMEGALAAQRQGVDLLVVGTIFPSPSHPAGPVSGAALLRRLTARIATPCIGIGGINAANAAGVIHAGALGVAVISAILSSPNPRQAAAALRQAINAAWASRQGLERVSKR
- the thiS gene encoding sulfur carrier protein ThiS; this translates as MINLTVNGKPRQAPVPLTLTEFLKTLSIKTQFVAVGYNGEVLDKEDFSRVTLKDGDVLEIVRPVGGG
- the selD gene encoding selenide, water dikinase SelD, producing MGAEQVRLTSLAHCAGUASKFSPEDLGQVLEKLPKMVDPKLLVGVETGDDAAVYKLDSEHGLIFTVDFFPPVVDDPFHYGAVAAANSMSDVYAMGGKPLMALNIVGFPINLSKDILSEILRGGYTKAQEAGCIIAGGHTVDDAEPKYGLAVIGLVPPGKQVTNAGAKPGDQLVLTKPLGTGVITTAGKQGVAGREVIDEALRWMETLNAKAAESMMAVGVNACTDVTGFGLTGHLKGMMAGGKTSARIYLSKVPAISGVWRLIEQGVAPGGTHRNLKSLKDWVKWHPEITAAQKIFLADAQTSGGLLISVAESKTGKLVKELESRGVEMAAVIGEVGKRDGAAIEVLP